GATAGGAGAGGATGCGGGGATTAAAAATATTGCGGACTCTTTGAATGCAGTAATGGAAAAAACAGACGGCTCAGGCGTTTCCATTGCACTTGAGATTACTGCGGGGCAGGGGACATGCATAGGTCACAGGTTTGAGCACTTAGCCCGCATCATTGCCCTTGTGAAAGACAAAGAGAGGGTCAGGACATGCCTTGACAGTGCTCACCTGTTTGCCGCCGGCTATGATATAAGTTCACCTGAAGGATATAAAAATGTAATTGACGAATTTGACCGTGTAATAGGGCTTGACCGGCTTTCATGTTTCCATGTTAATGATTCAAAGAAGGGGCTGAACAGCCGTGTGGACAGGCATGAACATATAGGAAAGGGCTTTATCGGCAAGGAGTTCTTCAGTCTGTTAATGCGGGATAAGAGATTTGAAAATATCCCTAAGATTATTGAGACACCAAAAGATAAAGACTTAAAAGAAGACCGTATCAACCTAAGCCTTCTGCGAAAGATGGCGGCCCGTACTTCTTAATAGACATTTCATACAGTGTCTTTGCAATAGAATACAGATTCTTAGTATCCGCCTCATTATATTTAACGAGTAATTCAAGGGCGCGATGATCACCGTTCTTATGCCGTCTCCAGAGTTTTACTGCGTCATATCCGTCCATGCCTTTAATGCCGTCATCCCTGTATATTCCAAAGTGTGTCTCAAGTTTTTTAAACCCTCCTTTGATGCCGAGTTTGTGAGAGGCAAAGCAGAGGTCGTAATTAGGCATGGTTATATTCAACCCGTAGATAGACTTA
The sequence above is drawn from the Nitrospirota bacterium genome and encodes:
- a CDS encoding deoxyribonuclease IV, which translates into the protein MLLGAHTSIAGGIDKAIERGDSLHCTAIQIFTKNSNQWKGKTLSPDEIEHYHDLKKRSKIKTVIAHDSYLINLASGSDELRLKSVEALTDEVERCRMLEIPVIVIHPGAHLGIGEDAGIKNIADSLNAVMEKTDGSGVSIALEITAGQGTCIGHRFEHLARIIALVKDKERVRTCLDSAHLFAAGYDISSPEGYKNVIDEFDRVIGLDRLSCFHVNDSKKGLNSRVDRHEHIGKGFIGKEFFSLLMRDKRFENIPKIIETPKDKDLKEDRINLSLLRKMAARTS